Proteins from a genomic interval of Clostridia bacterium:
- a CDS encoding riboflavin synthase, with protein MFTGIVEETGRVAAIKRGARSSILTIAGDKIFSDVSLGDSIAVNGVCLTVTSFGDKMFTADVMSETLSRSSLGSLKVGSPVNLERAMSAEGRFGGHIVSGHIDGTGVIKETKADDNAVWYTIKADRAIMRYIVEKGSIAIDGISLTVARVSFDDFAVSVIPHTAKMTTLSLKHAGDVVNLECDIIGKYVERLILFPDGDKKEQSGKITKEFLMKYGF; from the coding sequence ATGTTTACCGGCATTGTCGAAGAAACGGGCAGAGTCGCCGCGATAAAGCGCGGAGCGCGTTCTTCGATACTTACGATAGCGGGAGACAAAATATTCAGCGACGTTTCGCTGGGCGATTCCATCGCGGTAAACGGAGTGTGCCTCACCGTCACTTCGTTTGGGGACAAGATGTTCACGGCCGACGTTATGAGCGAAACTTTGAGCCGCAGCTCTCTCGGTTCGCTTAAAGTGGGAAGTCCAGTAAACTTAGAACGCGCGATGAGCGCCGAGGGAAGATTTGGCGGACATATCGTATCGGGACATATAGACGGCACGGGCGTTATAAAGGAGACGAAAGCCGACGACAACGCCGTTTGGTATACGATAAAGGCCGACCGCGCGATCATGCGCTATATCGTAGAAAAGGGCTCTATAGCGATAGACGGCATAAGCCTTACCGTGGCGAGAGTGAGCTTTGACGATTTTGCCGTATCCGTAATACCGCATACGGCAAAAATGACAACGCTTTCCTTAAAGCACGCGGGCGACGTAGTAAATCTTGAATGCGATATCATAGGAAAATACGTTGAGCGCCTTATCTTATTCCCCGATGGGGATAAAAAGGAGCAAAGCGGTAAAATAACGAAAGAATTTTTAATGAAATACGGTTTTTGA